A genomic segment from Nicotiana sylvestris chromosome 1, ASM39365v2, whole genome shotgun sequence encodes:
- the LOC138869718 gene encoding uncharacterized protein, producing MAPYKALYGRKCRSPIGWFNVGETKLIGPGMIQQAVDKVKLIQERLLAAQSRQKSYVDNRCRDLEFQIGDWVFLKVSPMKGVMRFCKKGKLSPRYIGPYQIIRRVSKIAYELDLPSDLEAIHPVFHISMLHKCIGHTSRVFPVDDVQITEELSYEESPITILDRQVRRLRTNDMSSVKVLWRNNNREEVTWEAEDEMKNKYPYLFPLPAAMPPKKATTGQKGKSVAGDTSQTRRVTRARAQSMPKIVV from the exons atggcaccgtacaaggccttatatgggaggaaGTGCAGGTCACCTATCGGTTGGTTCAATGTTGGCGAGACTAAGTTAATAGGCCCAGGCATGATTCAACAAGCAGTTGATAAGGTGAAGCTTATTCAGGAGAGATTATTGGCAGCCCAGAGTCGACAGAAGTCATATGTAGATAATCGATGTCGAGACTTAGAGTTTCAGATTGGTGATTGGGTGTTCCTGAAggtatcacccatgaagggtgtgatgagattctGCAAGAAGGGGAAGCTTAGCCCGAGATACATTGGGCCTTATCAAATTATTCGTAGGGTAAGCAAGATTGCCTATGAGTTGGACCTACCATCTGATTTAGAAGCGATACATCCAGTCTTTCATATATCAATGCTACATAAATGTATTGGTCACACTTCTAGAGTATTCCCTGTAGATGACGTCCAAATAACAGAGGAGTTGTCTTATGAGGAAAGCCCCATAACTATACTTGATCGCCAGGTTAGAAGGTTACGTACTAATGATATGTCTTCTGTCAAAGTATTGTGGCGAAATAATAATAGGGAAGAGGTGACTTGGGAAGCAGAAGATGAAATGAAGAATAAGTATCCTTACTTGTTCCCCCTGCCTGCAG CTATGCCTCCAAAGAAAGCGACAACTGGCCAGAAGGGAAAATCGGTAGCAGGAGATACTAGTCAGACCCGGAGAGTTACTAGGGCTCGTGCCCAGTCTATGCCTAAGATTGTAGTCTAG